Proteins encoded by one window of Nitrincola iocasae:
- the creC gene encoding two-component system sensor histidine kinase CreC, with amino-acid sequence MSLRLRLILVFLFSVLTGLGSVVYWVLDELEPRYKEAQEEILVDISEIMATLIANEGVSFSESGGTVIDTHLAERLFAGLAGRPLNAQIYDLLKTEVDLRMYITDASGTVIFDSHYTDTGRDYSQWRDVYLTLRGQYGARSSDDVTGRSDTERLYVASPVLYRGDIIGVVSTGKPTRNINRFISHLSTNLLWISLVAALATLLTGLVITLWITRPMLRLEQYARGVSRGERPALPALGHNEVGRVGKALESMKDALDGKSYVADYVQSLTHELKAPIAGIRGAAELLQEPMSDARRNQFLNNIIEQGSRMQELIERLLKLAAIEYQSSLERHDKVALKELITAVCRSLEDYASRHRVSLEYSCDPSLSITGDSTLLQDALSNLIRNAIEFSPPESAVLIGAIQNDGSVYISVKDSGPGVPPFAEEKLTQRFFCLPRTDGSKGSGLGLSFVHEIMQLHNGKLNYHRETEPPATVFSLTLPAE; translated from the coding sequence ATGAGCCTGAGATTACGCCTGATTCTGGTGTTTCTGTTTTCAGTGCTGACAGGCCTTGGCAGTGTGGTTTACTGGGTACTCGATGAGCTGGAGCCCCGTTATAAAGAAGCTCAGGAGGAGATTCTGGTCGATATATCAGAAATAATGGCCACTCTGATCGCAAACGAAGGCGTCAGCTTCAGCGAAAGCGGTGGCACCGTGATCGACACACATCTGGCTGAACGGCTCTTTGCAGGGCTGGCCGGCAGGCCGCTAAACGCACAGATTTATGATCTGCTTAAAACCGAAGTTGATCTGAGAATGTATATCACCGATGCCAGTGGCACCGTGATTTTTGATTCCCATTACACCGATACCGGCCGCGATTATTCCCAGTGGCGCGATGTCTATCTGACTCTGCGCGGTCAATATGGTGCCCGCAGCAGCGACGATGTAACCGGCCGTAGTGATACCGAACGGCTCTATGTCGCAAGCCCGGTGCTGTATCGCGGTGATATTATCGGTGTGGTGTCCACCGGAAAGCCCACCCGCAACATTAACCGCTTTATCAGCCACCTGAGCACCAACCTGCTCTGGATTTCACTGGTCGCTGCACTGGCAACGCTGTTGACCGGTCTTGTGATCACCCTCTGGATTACACGGCCTATGCTCCGCCTTGAACAGTATGCCAGAGGGGTTTCCAGAGGCGAACGCCCCGCTCTGCCTGCGCTTGGTCATAATGAAGTTGGGCGTGTGGGTAAAGCGCTTGAAAGCATGAAAGACGCACTGGATGGCAAATCGTATGTGGCAGATTATGTGCAGAGCCTGACGCACGAACTGAAAGCCCCGATCGCCGGTATCCGTGGTGCCGCAGAGCTGTTACAGGAACCGATGTCCGATGCACGGCGCAATCAGTTTCTCAATAATATTATTGAGCAAGGTTCAAGGATGCAGGAGCTGATCGAGCGCTTGCTGAAACTGGCCGCCATTGAATATCAGAGCAGCCTGGAACGACACGACAAAGTCGCACTGAAAGAGCTGATCACAGCAGTCTGCCGGAGCCTTGAAGACTATGCCAGCCGGCACAGAGTCAGCCTTGAATACAGCTGTGACCCTTCCCTGTCCATCACCGGCGACAGTACCCTGCTGCAGGATGCACTGAGCAACCTGATCCGGAACGCCATAGAGTTCTCACCGCCTGAGTCAGCTGTACTGATCGGTGCCATACAAAACGATGGTTCTGTTTACATCAGCGTAAAAGATTCCGGGCCCGGGGTGCCGCCTTTTGCCGAAGAAAAACTGACCCAGCGCTTTTTCTGTCTGCCCCGGACAGATGGCAGCAAAGGCAGTGGGCTGGGGCTGAGTTTTGTTCATGAAATTATGCAATTGCATAACGGAAAGCTGAATTACCACCGCGAAACGGAACCACCAGCCACTGTGTTCTCACTGACACTGCCAGCTGAGTGA
- a CDS encoding BrnT family toxin: MNIFEFDDEKSQANRHKHGIDFHDAQVLWEDQDLLEVRAKSSDEPRYLVIGLIGMKHWSAVITYRGEKIRLISVRRSRKREVELYES, encoded by the coding sequence ATGAACATTTTCGAGTTTGATGACGAGAAAAGCCAGGCGAATCGCCATAAGCATGGAATCGACTTTCATGATGCTCAAGTGCTATGGGAAGACCAAGACCTACTAGAAGTTCGGGCGAAATCATCTGATGAACCTCGTTACCTGGTTATTGGTCTTATAGGGATGAAGCACTGGTCTGCTGTTATCACTTATCGAGGTGAGAAGATTCGTCTTATTTCGGTACGACGCTCGCGCAAGAGAGAGGTAGAGTTGTATGAAAGCTAA
- a CDS encoding type II toxin-antitoxin system RelE/ParE family toxin, translating into MVKATTVLQTPTFKKAVKKLKPNQKEDLDLAVKELMANPNIGEQKKGDLAFLRVHKFKMNKQLTLLGYSFDDGALVLELMALGSHENFYRDLKRPK; encoded by the coding sequence TTGGTTAAAGCCACAACTGTATTACAGACCCCTACATTCAAGAAAGCGGTAAAAAAGCTCAAGCCTAATCAGAAAGAGGATCTTGATTTGGCCGTGAAGGAGCTTATGGCCAACCCCAACATCGGAGAACAAAAGAAAGGGGACCTGGCCTTTTTACGAGTCCATAAGTTCAAGATGAACAAGCAACTGACTCTACTCGGCTACAGTTTTGATGATGGCGCTCTTGTCCTTGAACTGATGGCCCTAGGCTCACACGAAAACTTCTACCGCGATCTCAAACGACCAAAATGA
- a CDS encoding HigA family addiction module antitoxin: MTMHNPPHPGEFIREVYLEPFGISSRQLASSLGVSPSTLSRLLKGDSGISPEMSLRLSKVLGRTPESWLAMQDMYDLWVARGTVNLDGIHRLDFEAA; this comes from the coding sequence ATGACTATGCATAATCCGCCGCATCCGGGTGAATTCATTCGCGAGGTGTACCTGGAGCCTTTCGGTATCAGCTCCCGTCAGCTTGCTTCCAGTCTGGGCGTTTCACCTTCTACTTTGTCTCGGCTGCTCAAAGGGGATAGTGGCATTAGCCCTGAAATGTCTTTGCGGCTATCCAAGGTTCTCGGGCGTACTCCTGAGAGCTGGTTGGCGATGCAAGATATGTATGACCTATGGGTGGCTCGCGGCACAGTCAATCTGGATGGTATTCATCGCCTGGACTTCGAAGCAGCTTAA
- a CDS encoding DUF3703 domain-containing protein produces MQRRFSERVAPYVESELANVAQARFAGDTQLEFVHLERAHVIGQESTYWHVKVHVLMLHWAVRNHSVREALGQLFRIVGAATKTAFGLVPQGNTGGANVSPFKKMPIAPDLAALIQKAKSGV; encoded by the coding sequence ATGCAACGTAGATTTTCAGAGCGAGTAGCCCCCTACGTCGAGTCGGAGCTCGCGAACGTCGCGCAGGCAAGGTTTGCCGGAGATACGCAGCTAGAATTTGTCCATCTGGAGCGTGCTCATGTGATTGGCCAGGAATCAACTTATTGGCATGTAAAAGTACATGTGTTGATGCTGCACTGGGCCGTTCGCAACCATTCTGTGCGAGAAGCACTCGGCCAGCTCTTTCGGATAGTTGGTGCTGCGACTAAAACAGCCTTTGGGTTGGTGCCACAAGGAAATACAGGTGGAGCCAACGTCAGTCCTTTCAAGAAAATGCCGATAGCACCAGACTTGGCAGCTTTGATTCAAAAGGCAAAGTCCGGTGTATAA
- the creB gene encoding two-component system response regulator CreB — protein MAVLIVEDEPSIADTIRYALETERMDSIWVTTGQQALDALSEGNIALVLLDIGLPDMSGFDVCRVIRQTSSVPVVFLTSRHEEIDQVLGLELGADDYITKPFSPRVLTARIRARLRQPPEAANITSAGFSHDADGARITLDGVLLDLSRYEYRLLLLLMSHPGRIYSREQLMQQVWEEPERSFDRTVDTHIKTLRRKIRDINENSDPLRTHRGLGYSFEAGA, from the coding sequence ATGGCGGTACTGATTGTTGAGGACGAGCCATCTATTGCTGACACCATACGCTATGCTCTGGAAACCGAACGGATGGATAGCATCTGGGTCACCACCGGGCAGCAGGCTCTGGATGCACTCAGCGAGGGTAATATAGCGCTGGTTCTGCTGGATATCGGCCTTCCCGATATGAGCGGATTTGATGTCTGCCGGGTCATCAGGCAGACATCCTCTGTGCCGGTGGTGTTTCTGACCTCCCGCCATGAAGAGATCGACCAGGTGCTGGGTCTTGAACTGGGCGCGGATGATTACATCACCAAACCCTTCAGCCCCCGGGTGCTCACGGCCCGTATCCGTGCCCGCCTGCGCCAGCCTCCGGAAGCTGCGAATATCACCTCTGCCGGCTTCAGTCACGATGCAGATGGCGCCAGAATCACGCTGGATGGTGTCTTGCTGGATCTGAGCCGCTATGAATACCGCCTGCTACTGTTACTGATGAGCCATCCCGGCAGAATCTATTCCCGTGAACAGTTGATGCAACAGGTGTGGGAAGAGCCTGAACGCAGTTTCGACCGCACGGTCGATACACACATCAAAACCCTCAGGCGCAAAATCCGCGACATCAACGAAAACAGCGACCCGCTCAGAACCCACCGTGGTCTTGGCTACAGCTTTGAGGCGGGCGCATGA
- a CDS encoding TA system antitoxin ParD family protein encodes MATNSIRLDQNLIEKATIMAKALNRTPPKQIEHWAKIGEIMEDNPDLPYEFVRQAIIAQAERDAGKLEAYDFG; translated from the coding sequence ATGGCTACGAACAGCATTCGCTTAGATCAAAACCTAATCGAAAAGGCAACTATTATGGCCAAAGCGCTTAATCGAACCCCACCCAAGCAAATAGAACATTGGGCAAAAATCGGCGAAATAATGGAAGATAACCCTGATTTACCCTACGAGTTTGTAAGGCAGGCCATCATCGCGCAGGCAGAACGGGACGCCGGAAAACTGGAGGCCTACGATTTTGGTTAA
- the brnA gene encoding type II toxin-antitoxin system BrnA family antitoxin, with product MKAKDFDTKFDEGADDIIDDLDVKSARRVNQEAKRINVDFPVWVVESLDREAARVGVTRQSIIKVWLVERLRAEAANKPLKSDTVSGAH from the coding sequence ATGAAAGCTAAAGATTTTGACACGAAATTTGATGAAGGTGCAGATGACATCATTGATGATCTGGACGTCAAGAGCGCACGGCGGGTAAACCAGGAAGCGAAGCGTATTAACGTAGACTTTCCGGTTTGGGTAGTTGAGTCACTTGATCGCGAAGCTGCTCGAGTTGGTGTTACTCGACAATCAATTATTAAAGTTTGGCTGGTGGAGCGTTTGCGAGCTGAAGCTGCTAACAAGCCGCTCAAAAGTGACACCGTAAGCGGCGCACATTAG
- a CDS encoding IS110 family RNA-guided transposase — MNFYNSTHRHYCGVDLHARSLYVCILNQQGKTLLHKEIPASPDALHRLIQPYLDDLVVGVECMHCWYWVADFCEEQGITFILGHALYMKAIHGGKTKNDRIDSHKIAALIRGGNFPLAYVYPKSMRATRDLLRRRTGLVRHGADLKAHVVNTTSQYNPPPNKVNLKNVSAREQLGKTFDDPLVQRNIDLDMAVLDCYHRELSQVEWLLEKQAKKHQPTYYYLLKTVPGIGRILALTILYEVGDIRRFESVQKFASYSRLIKCKAESAGKTYGTQGNKIGNAHLKWAFSEAAVLYLRGNPGAQKLLQRFQKRMSKAKALSALAHKLGRAVYFMLKNEKVFDEQRFLTS; from the coding sequence ATGAACTTTTACAATAGCACTCATCGTCATTATTGTGGAGTCGATTTGCATGCTCGTAGCTTGTATGTCTGTATCCTCAATCAGCAGGGTAAAACCTTGTTGCACAAGGAAATTCCTGCCAGTCCTGATGCTCTGCATCGCCTGATCCAACCCTATCTTGATGATCTGGTCGTGGGTGTTGAATGCATGCATTGCTGGTACTGGGTAGCTGACTTCTGTGAAGAGCAAGGCATTACTTTTATTCTCGGTCACGCCTTATACATGAAGGCAATTCACGGCGGTAAAACCAAGAATGACCGGATAGATTCCCACAAAATAGCGGCATTGATCAGGGGTGGTAACTTTCCTCTGGCTTATGTGTATCCCAAAAGCATGCGCGCTACGCGTGATCTGCTTCGCCGCCGTACTGGATTGGTTCGCCATGGTGCGGATCTAAAAGCTCATGTCGTCAACACCACCAGTCAATACAACCCACCACCCAACAAGGTCAACCTGAAGAACGTCAGTGCTAGAGAGCAACTGGGAAAGACCTTTGATGATCCGCTTGTTCAGCGCAACATTGATCTGGATATGGCGGTACTTGACTGCTATCACCGTGAGCTGAGCCAGGTGGAGTGGCTGCTGGAAAAACAGGCCAAAAAGCATCAGCCGACCTATTACTATCTGTTGAAGACCGTCCCCGGCATAGGACGAATTCTGGCACTGACCATCCTCTATGAGGTTGGCGATATTCGACGCTTTGAATCTGTCCAGAAGTTTGCGTCCTACTCTCGCTTAATCAAGTGCAAAGCCGAATCAGCCGGTAAAACCTATGGCACCCAGGGCAACAAAATCGGTAACGCCCATCTGAAATGGGCTTTTTCCGAAGCCGCTGTGCTTTACCTGCGGGGCAATCCGGGTGCACAAAAATTGTTACAACGCTTTCAGAAACGCATGAGCAAAGCCAAGGCCCTGTCTGCATTGGCTCACAAGCTTGGGCGTGCGGTCTATTTCATGTTAAAGAACGAAAAGGTATTTGATGAACAACGCTTTTTAACGAGTTAG
- a CDS encoding GNAT family N-acetyltransferase, translating to MYKIRQAVKEDINRMAKIEEICFSESEAASLESFQKRFAVFPECFFVMEFNGIVVGHINGCIFNAPELPDALYSDAKLHCPQGGYQTVFGLAVDPQYQNKGYASALTKYFIKFSKNCKHKGMVLTCKDHLVKFYEGFGFIHQGVSASTHGEAQWNDMLLTF from the coding sequence ATGTACAAAATCCGCCAAGCAGTAAAAGAAGACATTAATCGTATGGCAAAAATAGAAGAAATTTGTTTTTCTGAATCTGAAGCCGCGTCGTTAGAATCTTTTCAAAAACGATTCGCTGTTTTTCCAGAATGTTTCTTTGTAATGGAGTTTAATGGTATTGTAGTTGGTCATATTAACGGCTGTATATTCAATGCACCTGAACTTCCTGATGCACTTTACTCTGATGCAAAACTTCACTGTCCTCAAGGTGGGTACCAAACAGTATTTGGATTGGCTGTTGATCCTCAATACCAAAATAAGGGGTATGCATCAGCACTTACTAAATACTTTATTAAGTTTAGTAAAAACTGTAAACATAAAGGGATGGTGCTTACATGCAAAGATCATTTAGTAAAATTTTACGAAGGCTTTGGGTTTATTCATCAAGGGGTGTCAGCTTCAACTCATGGCGAAGCGCAGTGGAATGATATGTTGCTAACTTTCTAA